In Thioalkalivibrio paradoxus ARh 1, the following are encoded in one genomic region:
- a CDS encoding sensor domain-containing diguanylate cyclase, whose product MSWWPVNLLPLRRRRPDPQGAAGSSESASEVQRAHWLDQAVFLLIGAVMLAVGGFWADHWWAKGVDSDLQRQLLAKAVAIARTVNPERVAMLAFDASDAGTAPYERIRQQLIAYHEVSGVRGIYTIALRDGQPLFGPESYAATDPQYSPPGTPYLEPPDEVARVFAEGRGYTTGPYADEFGSFVTALVPVTDPASGEVLIAVGIDIEAEDWLEEVYRARAMVWVAVFALLAIVLGGWSVVLSRDRVSSGQRWGLHNVEVWLAVVFGLALTLIASLTLHAVEARAQHAQFTLLGEAKAVRVIQEFHTLRDHQFQALADALEQMETMDAQSFRMLSRALLSKLHVVGAGWGPRISRDELPAFEATVREQQGGDFQVFETDADGRPQPLSMRDTHFPLRWVEPDRFHSLIGFDLASEPAREQGITLLRHTGLPSATSVVPTADAGDDVVFAYAPVPRPAQDDLVRGGDANFATRGIVIMAMRVEELLRSMVTQERMAHAPVVIELYQLEPGSRPLYLASSSSRLEPMSEPLQGGWPGSDRFALTQPLFVFGRAYALQVRATPEYRAANPPRIGWSTALLGALLTLLAATLVQFLIHRRARLEAQVMARTAELSQSESRYRQVVDNIREIAFQIDNDGRIVFLNTAWEVVTGFPVAESLGTRLLDYVQEEDRDGLQAMLDGLVVAQGEHSHGQFRWQSRDGRYRWLEITARAGWDAEDCLAGVFGTLEDVTERRHREEAIRALAFHDALTGLPNRRLLLDRLQQALVSSRRNRCHGALMFIDLDRFKDLNDTFGHEQGDLLLKEVAQRLRVQVRQSDTVARFGGDEFVVIVAPLSRDGGEAGVQARQIAEKLRSALSAPVTLNGQPYCVTPSIGVQMFAGVDVTVPELLREADEAMYAAKAAGRDRVVMRPVAAAAAN is encoded by the coding sequence ATGAGTTGGTGGCCCGTGAATCTGCTGCCGCTACGCCGCAGGCGGCCAGACCCGCAGGGGGCGGCGGGTTCGAGCGAGTCGGCGTCGGAGGTGCAGCGCGCGCATTGGCTGGACCAGGCCGTGTTTCTGCTCATCGGGGCGGTGATGCTGGCGGTTGGCGGTTTCTGGGCGGACCACTGGTGGGCCAAGGGTGTGGATTCCGACCTGCAGCGCCAGCTGCTCGCCAAGGCCGTGGCCATCGCTCGAACCGTGAATCCGGAACGGGTGGCGATGCTGGCGTTCGACGCATCCGACGCCGGCACCGCGCCCTACGAGCGCATTCGGCAGCAACTGATTGCGTATCACGAGGTCTCCGGGGTGCGCGGCATCTACACGATCGCCTTGCGCGACGGTCAGCCGTTGTTCGGCCCCGAGTCCTACGCTGCCACCGACCCACAGTACTCGCCTCCGGGAACGCCGTATCTGGAGCCTCCCGACGAGGTGGCCCGCGTGTTTGCCGAGGGACGTGGGTACACGACCGGGCCCTATGCCGACGAGTTCGGGAGCTTCGTCACGGCATTGGTTCCGGTCACGGACCCGGCCAGCGGCGAGGTATTGATCGCAGTCGGGATCGATATCGAGGCCGAGGACTGGTTGGAAGAGGTTTACCGGGCCCGGGCCATGGTCTGGGTCGCCGTGTTCGCTCTGCTGGCCATCGTGCTGGGTGGCTGGAGTGTCGTCCTGAGCCGCGACCGCGTGTCGTCGGGGCAGCGCTGGGGGCTGCACAATGTCGAGGTCTGGCTGGCCGTGGTGTTCGGACTGGCGTTGACGCTGATCGCGTCGCTGACCTTGCATGCGGTCGAGGCGCGCGCCCAGCACGCGCAGTTCACGCTGCTCGGAGAAGCCAAGGCGGTTCGCGTGATCCAGGAATTCCACACGTTGCGGGATCACCAGTTTCAGGCGCTGGCAGATGCGCTGGAACAGATGGAAACCATGGATGCGCAGAGCTTCCGCATGCTTTCGCGTGCGCTGCTGTCGAAGCTTCACGTGGTTGGGGCTGGCTGGGGGCCCCGGATTTCCCGCGACGAGTTGCCGGCCTTCGAGGCGACGGTCCGGGAACAGCAGGGCGGGGATTTCCAGGTGTTCGAAACCGACGCCGACGGCCGGCCCCAACCCCTCTCGATGCGGGATACGCATTTCCCGCTGCGCTGGGTCGAACCGGACCGGTTCCACTCCCTGATCGGGTTCGACCTGGCGTCCGAGCCCGCGCGCGAGCAGGGGATCACGCTGTTGCGGCATACCGGGCTCCCCAGCGCCACGTCGGTGGTGCCCACCGCCGACGCCGGCGACGACGTGGTGTTCGCCTACGCGCCGGTGCCGCGGCCGGCGCAAGACGATCTGGTACGGGGGGGCGACGCCAATTTCGCGACCCGCGGGATCGTGATCATGGCGATGCGTGTGGAGGAGCTATTGCGTTCGATGGTCACGCAGGAACGTATGGCCCATGCGCCGGTGGTTATCGAGCTCTACCAGCTCGAGCCCGGCAGCCGTCCCCTGTATTTGGCCTCGTCGTCGTCCCGGTTGGAGCCCATGAGCGAGCCGCTGCAGGGTGGCTGGCCCGGGAGCGACCGGTTCGCGCTCACGCAACCGCTGTTCGTGTTCGGTCGGGCGTATGCGCTGCAGGTCCGCGCCACTCCCGAATACCGTGCCGCGAATCCGCCGCGTATCGGCTGGTCGACGGCACTGCTCGGCGCGCTCCTGACGCTGCTTGCCGCCACGCTGGTGCAGTTCCTGATCCACCGGCGGGCGCGGCTGGAGGCCCAGGTGATGGCACGTACGGCGGAACTGAGTCAGAGCGAGAGCCGTTACCGGCAGGTCGTCGACAATATTCGGGAAATCGCGTTCCAGATCGACAACGACGGTCGGATTGTCTTTCTGAACACAGCCTGGGAAGTGGTCACCGGGTTTCCGGTGGCGGAAAGCCTTGGCACCCGCCTGCTCGATTACGTGCAAGAGGAGGACCGGGACGGCTTGCAGGCAATGCTCGACGGGCTGGTGGTGGCGCAAGGCGAGCACAGCCACGGCCAGTTTCGATGGCAGAGTCGGGATGGCCGCTACCGCTGGCTCGAGATTACTGCCCGAGCCGGGTGGGACGCCGAGGATTGTCTGGCCGGTGTGTTCGGGACACTGGAGGACGTGACCGAGCGTCGCCACCGCGAGGAAGCGATTCGGGCGCTGGCGTTCCACGACGCGCTGACCGGCCTGCCGAACCGCCGCCTGCTGCTGGACCGCCTGCAGCAGGCGCTGGTTTCCAGCCGGCGCAACCGTTGCCACGGAGCTTTGATGTTCATCGATCTGGACCGATTCAAGGATCTGAACGACACCTTCGGACACGAACAGGGCGATCTGTTGCTGAAGGAGGTCGCGCAACGCCTGCGTGTTCAAGTCCGCCAGAGTGACACCGTTGCGCGCTTCGGCGGCGACGAATTCGTGGTGATCGTGGCGCCGCTCAGCCGGGATGGCGGCGAGGCCGGTGTGCAGGCGCGGCAAATCGCGGAAAAGCTTCGATCCGCGCTGTCCGCGCCGGTGACACTCAATGGCCAGCCCTATTGCGTGACGCCGAGCATCGGGGTGCAGATGTTCGCGGGCGTCGACGTCACGGTTCCCGAGCTGCTGCGCGAGGCCGACGAAGCGATGTACGCAGCCAAGGCGGCAGGCCGCGACCGGGTCGTCATGCGCCCGGTTGCTGCCGCTGCCGCAAACTGA
- a CDS encoding hydantoinase B/oxoprolinase family protein, with translation MREHGQVAANGWQFWIDRGGTFTDVVAQAPDGRLVTRKLLSENPEAYADAAVQGIRDVLGLDAGQPLPSGAISAVKMGTTVATNALLERKGEPTLLVITRGFGDALRIGYQARPDIFARRIELPELLYSRVEEVSERVAADGTVLEPPDLAELRPRLQRALADGLHCVAVVCLHGYRYPAHERAIAALARSLGFRQVSVSHETSPLIKLVGRGDTTTVDAYLSPILRRYVDRVSSALGEVRLQFMQSSGGLTDARLFQGRDAILSGPAGGVIGAREVAHRAGFKRIIAFDMGGTSTDVAHYAGELDRVYETQVAGVRLRAPMLDIHTVAAGGGSICWFDGLRLRVGPESAGADPGPASYRRGGPLTVTDCNVLLGRLQPGYFPAVFGARQDEPLDRSRVQALFAELVAEIAARGGPRRTAEEVAEAFLEIAVAHMAQAIKKISVQRGHDVQQYALVCFGGAGGQHACQVADALGMREVLLHPLGGVLSAWGMGIAEVRALREQSLEYPLAELDAGDRIQGCIAQLREAAVAELEAQALGHAGITVVTTVQIRYQGSDTALGVPFGTPSEMRAAFRQGHRERFGFVLEDRPLVAATCVVEAVAAARGSQPALDASRPAAGDPQPVARVDACFRGVTGPVPLFRRESLQWGQTLTGPAIVIEDTATLIVDPGWRAEVQAEGVLVLCRSESSPPRRRVGTDCDPGQLEVFNSLFMSIAEQMGYTLQNTAHSVNIKERLDFSCALFDAGGGLVANAPHMPVHLGSMGTSVRAVLARFGPEMTPGDVYVLNDPYRGGTHLPDITVVTPVFSDDGQEILFHVASRGHHADIGGMSPGSMPAFSQSVYEEGVLIEPMCLVRGGRFRTAEIRERLARGPWPARDPEQNLTDLQAQVAANARGVEELRRMVGEYGTATVRAYMRHVQENAALAVRRVIPRLRPGSFRYALDNGAVVCVRVEIDRERERVRVDFGGTSAIRADNFNAPSAVARAAVLYVFRTLIDDEIPLNEGCLEPIDIVMPDDCMLAPRAPAAVVAGNVETSQVITDALYGALGELAAAQGTMNNLTFGNHRYQYYETVCGGAGAGPGFPGADAVQTHMTNSRLTDPEVLESRFPIRVEAFGLRRGSGGDGRDRGGNGVVRRLRFLEEMEFVVLANRRRVPPFGLAGGAPGATGSTRIERANGAVEVLDSCDRRQVGAGDCVVLETPGGGGYGRPERP, from the coding sequence ATGAGGGAACACGGCCAGGTGGCGGCCAACGGCTGGCAATTCTGGATCGACCGCGGCGGAACCTTCACCGATGTCGTTGCACAGGCGCCGGATGGCCGCCTGGTGACGCGCAAGCTGCTGTCCGAGAATCCAGAGGCCTATGCCGATGCAGCGGTCCAGGGAATCCGGGACGTACTGGGCCTCGACGCCGGCCAACCCCTGCCTTCCGGCGCGATCTCGGCGGTCAAGATGGGCACTACGGTCGCAACCAATGCGCTGCTGGAGCGCAAGGGCGAACCGACACTGCTGGTGATCACGCGGGGATTCGGCGATGCACTGCGCATCGGGTACCAGGCCCGCCCTGACATTTTCGCCCGCAGGATCGAGTTGCCGGAACTGCTGTACAGCCGCGTGGAAGAGGTCAGCGAGCGGGTCGCCGCGGACGGTACGGTGCTGGAGCCGCCGGACCTGGCGGAGCTGAGGCCCAGGCTGCAGCGCGCGCTGGCCGATGGCCTGCACTGCGTCGCGGTCGTGTGCCTGCACGGGTATCGGTATCCGGCACACGAACGCGCGATCGCGGCCCTTGCCCGTTCGCTGGGGTTCCGCCAGGTGTCGGTGAGTCACGAGACGAGCCCGCTGATCAAGCTGGTGGGGCGCGGCGACACCACGACCGTGGATGCCTACCTGTCGCCGATCCTGCGGCGCTACGTGGACCGAGTGTCGTCGGCATTGGGGGAGGTGCGCCTGCAGTTCATGCAGTCCAGCGGGGGGTTGACCGATGCGCGGCTGTTCCAGGGGCGGGACGCGATCCTCTCGGGACCGGCCGGGGGCGTAATCGGTGCCCGCGAGGTCGCGCACCGGGCGGGATTCAAGCGGATCATCGCGTTCGACATGGGTGGAACCTCGACCGACGTCGCCCATTACGCCGGGGAACTCGATCGGGTCTACGAGACCCAGGTCGCCGGCGTACGGCTGCGCGCCCCGATGCTGGATATTCACACGGTCGCTGCGGGGGGTGGATCGATCTGCTGGTTCGACGGGCTGCGCCTGCGGGTCGGGCCGGAATCCGCCGGTGCGGATCCCGGGCCCGCAAGCTACCGTCGCGGTGGGCCGCTGACCGTCACCGACTGCAATGTGCTGCTCGGGCGGCTGCAGCCCGGTTATTTCCCGGCCGTGTTCGGGGCGCGCCAGGACGAGCCGCTGGACCGATCGCGGGTGCAGGCGCTGTTCGCCGAACTCGTCGCAGAGATCGCCGCCCGTGGTGGCCCCCGGCGCACTGCGGAGGAGGTAGCGGAGGCGTTTCTCGAAATCGCGGTTGCGCACATGGCCCAGGCGATCAAGAAGATCTCGGTTCAGCGCGGGCACGACGTTCAGCAATATGCGCTGGTGTGCTTCGGTGGCGCGGGGGGGCAGCACGCCTGCCAGGTGGCCGATGCCCTCGGAATGCGCGAAGTGCTGCTGCACCCGCTCGGCGGGGTATTGTCGGCCTGGGGCATGGGCATCGCCGAGGTGCGTGCGCTGCGTGAACAGAGCCTCGAGTATCCGCTGGCCGAGCTCGATGCCGGTGATCGTATCCAAGGCTGCATCGCGCAGCTGCGCGAGGCCGCGGTGGCGGAACTCGAGGCGCAGGCGCTGGGGCATGCCGGGATCACGGTAGTGACCACGGTGCAGATCCGCTACCAGGGCTCCGACACCGCGCTGGGTGTGCCGTTCGGAACGCCTTCCGAAATGCGCGCCGCGTTTCGACAGGGGCATCGCGAACGCTTCGGCTTTGTACTCGAGGACCGTCCGCTGGTCGCCGCCACCTGTGTGGTGGAGGCCGTGGCCGCGGCCCGCGGGTCGCAACCGGCCCTCGACGCCTCCCGCCCCGCAGCGGGCGATCCGCAGCCGGTGGCCCGGGTCGACGCCTGCTTCCGGGGCGTCACCGGCCCGGTGCCGCTGTTTCGGCGCGAATCGCTGCAGTGGGGGCAGACCCTGACCGGGCCGGCCATCGTGATCGAGGACACCGCGACGCTGATCGTCGATCCCGGCTGGCGAGCCGAGGTCCAGGCCGAGGGGGTGCTGGTGCTGTGCCGCAGCGAGTCGTCCCCACCGCGGCGCCGGGTGGGAACGGACTGTGATCCCGGGCAACTCGAAGTCTTCAACAGCCTGTTCATGTCGATCGCCGAGCAAATGGGCTACACGCTGCAGAACACCGCGCATTCGGTGAATATCAAGGAACGGCTGGATTTCTCCTGTGCGCTGTTCGACGCCGGCGGCGGGCTGGTCGCGAACGCGCCGCACATGCCGGTGCACCTGGGTTCGATGGGCACCAGCGTGCGCGCGGTGTTGGCACGATTCGGGCCCGAGATGACGCCGGGGGACGTCTATGTGCTGAACGACCCCTACCGGGGCGGAACCCACCTCCCCGACATCACGGTGGTGACGCCGGTGTTCTCGGACGACGGCCAGGAAATCCTGTTCCACGTCGCCTCACGCGGCCACCATGCCGACATCGGCGGCATGAGCCCGGGATCGATGCCGGCGTTTTCGCAATCGGTATACGAGGAAGGGGTGCTGATCGAACCGATGTGCCTGGTGCGCGGAGGCCGGTTCCGCACCGCCGAGATCCGGGAGCGGCTGGCGCGAGGCCCGTGGCCGGCGCGCGACCCGGAGCAGAACCTGACGGACCTGCAGGCCCAGGTTGCGGCCAATGCGCGCGGAGTCGAGGAACTGCGCCGGATGGTCGGCGAGTATGGCACCGCCACCGTTCGCGCCTATATGCGGCATGTACAGGAGAACGCCGCGCTGGCGGTCCGCAGGGTGATTCCCCGGCTGCGTCCGGGATCCTTCCGCTATGCGCTGGACAATGGCGCGGTCGTCTGCGTGCGGGTGGAGATCGACCGGGAACGGGAGCGTGTCCGGGTCGATTTCGGCGGAACCAGCGCGATCCGTGCGGACAATTTCAATGCCCCGTCGGCAGTGGCTCGCGCCGCAGTGCTGTATGTGTTCCGGACCCTGATCGACGACGAGATTCCGCTGAACGAGGGCTGCCTGGAGCCGATCGACATCGTGATGCCCGACGACTGCATGCTCGCGCCGCGCGCTCCGGCGGCCGTGGTGGCGGGCAACGTCGAGACCTCGCAGGTGATCACCGACGCTCTCTATGGCGCGCTCGGCGAGCTGGCGGCTGCCCAGGGCACCATGAACAACCTGACCTTCGGCAACCACCGGTACCAGTACTACGAAACGGTTTGTGGCGGTGCCGGCGCAGGTCCCGGCTTTCCCGGCGCCGATGCCGTACAGACGCATATGACCAACTCGCGCCTGACCGACCCGGAGGTGCTGGAGAGCCGCTTCCCGATCCGCGTCGAGGCGTTCGGGCTGAGGCGCGGCTCGGGCGGAGACGGCCGTGACCGGGGCGGCAACGGCGTGGTCCGGCGCCTGCGCTTTCTCGAGGAGATGGAATTCGTGGTGCTGGCGAACCGCCGTCGGGTGCCCCCGTTCGGGCTGGCTGGAGGCGCGCCCGGCGCAACCGGCAGCACCCGGATCGAACGCGCGAACGGGGCGGTCGAGGTGCTGGATTCCTGCGACCGGCGCCAGGTCGGGGCCGGGGATTGCGTCGTCCTCGAGACGCCCGGCGGGGGTGGATACGGAAGGCCCGAACGGCCATGA
- a CDS encoding ceramidase domain-containing protein, which yields MDGMKPDWRVFPILIAVASLIGGAALLPAIPQPEEYHRFAATATVFGVPHFADVISNLPFLLVGIAGLAWTWRQRGQSSGPFIRASERWPYIVLFGAIALVGIGSAYYHWAPTNERLFWDRLPMSIAFMAIFAAILSERIEYRLGLAALPGLVLAGVAATTYWLFSERAGAGDLRLYLLVQAVPIVIGPLLILLYGSRYDRGRDFVIAAGWYLLALLAESLDHTLHALTEGWLSGHTLKHLLAAVAVYWLLRMLRLRRTLDRPQRP from the coding sequence ATGGACGGAATGAAACCCGACTGGCGCGTTTTCCCGATCCTCATCGCCGTCGCGTCACTCATTGGCGGGGCCGCCTTGCTCCCGGCGATTCCGCAACCGGAGGAATACCATCGGTTCGCGGCAACGGCGACTGTGTTCGGCGTTCCCCATTTCGCGGACGTGATCTCCAACCTGCCCTTTCTGCTGGTGGGGATCGCCGGCCTCGCCTGGACCTGGCGCCAGCGCGGCCAGTCCAGCGGCCCGTTCATCCGCGCGTCCGAGCGTTGGCCCTATATCGTGCTGTTCGGCGCCATCGCGCTGGTCGGCATCGGGTCCGCGTATTATCACTGGGCGCCGACCAACGAACGCCTGTTCTGGGATCGCTTGCCGATGAGCATCGCCTTCATGGCGATCTTCGCCGCGATCCTCAGCGAACGCATCGAGTATCGGCTGGGACTCGCTGCCCTACCCGGGCTCGTGCTCGCCGGCGTTGCTGCCACGACCTACTGGCTGTTCAGCGAACGCGCCGGCGCAGGCGATCTGCGGCTCTACCTGCTGGTGCAGGCGGTGCCGATCGTGATCGGCCCGCTGCTGATCCTGCTGTACGGAAGCCGCTACGACCGCGGTCGCGATTTCGTGATCGCCGCGGGCTGGTATCTGCTCGCGCTGCTGGCCGAATCACTCGACCATACACTGCACGCGCTGACCGAAGGATGGCTGAGCGGGCATACCCTGAAGCACCTGCTCGCCGCCGTGGCCGTGTACTGGCTGCTGCGCATGCTCCGGCTACGCCGTACGCTGGACCGCCCCCAGCGGCCATGA
- a CDS encoding helix-turn-helix domain-containing protein: MRIEVEGGVYHVGTRGNARDPVYLDAEDRQSWLELLGEVCSRFHWCCFAWCQLHDRYRLVVETREANLSRGMRHLNGVYTQRLNRRHDRTGHVFRGRYDAVLLEKDRFLAQAVRDAVLAPVRTGFVERVSDWRWSSLAATIGRQAAPPWLDTGWLADHFGDNTDAARAAFLSFLEQGLSASDLTGTRRAPVVLGSSAFLTAVRNGFSSGPDFSEVPRIHRKALTPSWEEYERIPDRRRAMAEAYLSGGYTMREIAERFGVHYSTVSRAVRNHRAASNGGGVTGAAERSPGGADSHEE, from the coding sequence TTGCGGATTGAGGTCGAGGGTGGGGTGTATCACGTCGGCACTCGGGGTAACGCGCGAGATCCGGTTTATCTCGATGCCGAGGACCGGCAGTCCTGGCTGGAGCTTCTTGGCGAGGTTTGTAGCCGTTTTCACTGGTGCTGTTTCGCTTGGTGCCAGTTGCACGATCGCTACCGACTGGTGGTGGAAACGCGCGAAGCGAATCTTTCCAGAGGGATGCGACACCTCAACGGGGTGTATACCCAACGGCTCAATCGCCGCCATGACCGTACAGGGCACGTTTTCCGCGGGCGCTATGATGCGGTCCTTTTGGAAAAGGACCGCTTTCTGGCACAGGCTGTCCGCGACGCCGTGCTGGCCCCGGTGCGCACCGGGTTCGTCGAGCGGGTGTCCGATTGGCGTTGGAGCAGCCTTGCCGCCACGATCGGGCGCCAGGCCGCGCCGCCCTGGCTCGACACCGGATGGCTCGCGGACCACTTCGGCGACAACACGGATGCCGCGCGAGCAGCGTTCCTGAGCTTCCTGGAGCAGGGGCTCTCGGCTTCGGACCTGACGGGCACGCGGCGTGCGCCGGTAGTACTCGGGAGCTCGGCATTCCTCACCGCCGTTCGGAATGGATTCTCTTCAGGCCCTGATTTCAGCGAGGTGCCGCGGATTCACCGCAAGGCACTTACCCCGTCGTGGGAAGAATACGAGAGAATCCCGGATCGGCGACGTGCTATGGCCGAGGCTTACCTCTCCGGCGGTTATACGATGCGCGAGATCGCCGAACGGTTCGGTGTGCACTATTCCACCGTGAGCCGGGCAGTACGGAACCATCGGGCGGCATCGAACGGGGGCGGTGTAACCGGGGCAGCGGAACGGTCGCCGGGGGGCGCCGATTCTCACGAGGAATAG
- a CDS encoding MFS transporter: protein MVGVVGSSPIAPTKQPTRTATRRALRVAVSVLGSAFGQFPATATRFQDLGQLATDARECRPERRACASASAGIQCSGRGKVHSGHFGRALRRAQETAIAPVTQVKRREIFGWAMFDFANQAYTLLIITVIFGDLFTRVIVGDAPDYRLGNLLWSLALAVSYLLVLLAAPVAGSIMDATRSRKRFLLMSWLLTVVTTAMLYWVEPGLVALGMVLIVISNFGYAIGESFIASFLPDLAPPDRLGWVSGLGWALGYLGGLFATAFALGLLGDVSADNFERIRWVGPFAAAFFLVAALPTFLFLRERGPRRRVDRRLQLSLGFRRVARSLSTLSDRPGLRDLFLSVFFVMAGIYIVIAFTFIYGSQVIRWDESTRVAMFVITQVTAAVGALGFGWLQDRVGPVRVYRFTLLLWTIAVLAIFLTPRLAEWLTAVLDRTVEPQQVFLYVGAIAGLCLGSAQSAGRALVALMVPREEAGRWFGFWGLAAKAAAIFGLIGIGLLQLWLGLANAILFCMLLFLAALVATLRVRLPHANA, encoded by the coding sequence ATGGTGGGGGTCGTTGGTTCGAGTCCAATCGCGCCTACCAAACAGCCAACGAGAACGGCAACCCGCAGGGCACTTCGGGTTGCCGTTTCGGTTTTGGGGTCTGCGTTCGGGCAGTTCCCCGCCACCGCCACGCGGTTTCAAGACCTGGGCCAACTCGCTACCGATGCGCGGGAGTGTAGGCCCGAGCGCCGTGCGTGCGCCTCGGCCTCAGCCGGTATTCAGTGCAGTGGCCGGGGCAAGGTACACTCCGGGCATTTCGGCCGCGCCCTACGCAGGGCACAGGAGACCGCCATCGCCCCCGTCACACAGGTGAAGCGCCGCGAGATCTTCGGCTGGGCGATGTTCGATTTCGCCAACCAGGCCTACACGCTGTTGATCATCACGGTCATCTTCGGGGATCTGTTCACTCGGGTCATCGTGGGGGATGCGCCGGACTACCGGCTGGGCAATCTTCTGTGGAGCCTGGCGCTGGCGGTCAGCTACCTGCTCGTGCTGCTTGCGGCCCCGGTGGCGGGCTCGATCATGGACGCGACCCGCTCGCGCAAACGCTTCCTTCTCATGTCCTGGCTGCTCACCGTGGTCACCACGGCGATGCTGTACTGGGTCGAGCCGGGGCTGGTGGCGCTGGGCATGGTCCTGATTGTGATCTCGAATTTCGGTTATGCGATCGGCGAGTCGTTCATCGCCAGTTTCCTCCCCGACCTGGCACCCCCCGACCGCCTGGGCTGGGTCTCGGGGCTTGGCTGGGCGCTGGGATATCTGGGCGGGCTGTTCGCGACGGCCTTCGCCCTCGGCCTGCTGGGAGACGTGTCGGCCGACAATTTCGAGCGAATCCGCTGGGTAGGACCGTTCGCAGCGGCTTTCTTCCTGGTCGCTGCGCTCCCAACCTTCCTGTTCCTGCGCGAGCGCGGGCCGCGGCGGCGGGTCGATAGGCGGCTGCAGTTGAGCCTCGGGTTTCGCCGGGTGGCGCGCAGCCTGAGCACCCTGAGCGACCGGCCGGGGCTGCGGGATCTGTTCCTGTCGGTGTTCTTCGTGATGGCCGGGATTTACATCGTCATTGCGTTCACGTTCATCTACGGCTCTCAGGTGATCCGTTGGGACGAGTCCACGCGGGTGGCGATGTTCGTGATCACGCAGGTCACGGCCGCTGTGGGCGCGCTGGGTTTCGGCTGGCTGCAGGATCGCGTGGGCCCGGTACGGGTATACCGGTTCACGCTGCTGCTGTGGACGATCGCGGTGCTGGCGATCTTCCTGACCCCGCGGCTGGCCGAGTGGCTGACTGCGGTGCTGGACCGCACGGTCGAACCCCAGCAGGTCTTTCTGTATGTGGGTGCGATCGCAGGGCTGTGTCTGGGCTCGGCACAGTCTGCAGGCCGCGCGCTCGTGGCCCTGATGGTGCCGCGAGAGGAGGCGGGACGCTGGTTCGGATTCTGGGGTCTGGCGGCCAAGGCCGCCGCCATTTTCGGTTTGATCGGGATCGGCCTGCTGCAACTCTGGCTGGGGTTGGCGAATGCCATCCTGTTCTGCATGCTGCTGTTTCTGGCAGCGCTGGTCGCGACCCTGCGTGTTCGGCTTCCGCACGCGAACGCCTGA
- a CDS encoding ChaN family lipoprotein, with product MTRRIRRAGPLSALVVFALLAAGHAAAGCPAPGQWLNGEGAPLATDRLFQNLERSRVVLLGETHDRMEHHRWQLHTLAGLHARRPGMAIGLEMLPREAQPALDAWVAGELDEPSFLEQSNWHQAWGFDPQLYLPILHFARMHQVPLLAINLERSLVRRLASDGWDSVPTEERHRVSPPAPAPEAYRDYLDTVLKDHPAGVLDDPDLDRFVAAQLAWDRAMASGLADAAEYYPLVVGLMGSGHLQFHHGVPHQLADLGIGLEHQHTLLPWDSNEDCSAPEPGVADAIFGVAAGPLHEPQPPQLLGVRIESDPAGIRVRSVQPDSVADASGLQADDILTAAAGVDLVLPGDLVAIVRRHAPGTILPLTVLRDGEAREVLARFPARTD from the coding sequence ATGACTCGCAGAATCCGCCGTGCCGGCCCTTTGTCGGCTCTCGTTGTTTTCGCGTTGCTCGCCGCGGGGCACGCGGCCGCCGGTTGTCCTGCTCCGGGGCAATGGCTCAATGGCGAGGGGGCACCGCTGGCCACCGATCGGCTGTTCCAGAATCTGGAAAGGTCCCGCGTCGTGCTGCTCGGCGAGACTCACGACCGGATGGAGCATCACCGCTGGCAACTGCATACGCTCGCGGGCTTGCACGCCCGCAGGCCCGGGATGGCGATCGGCCTGGAGATGCTGCCGCGCGAGGCGCAGCCGGCGCTCGATGCCTGGGTTGCCGGCGAACTGGACGAACCGAGCTTTCTGGAACAGAGCAACTGGCATCAAGCCTGGGGCTTCGATCCGCAGTTGTACCTGCCCATCCTGCATTTCGCACGTATGCACCAGGTGCCCCTGCTGGCGATCAACCTGGAACGCTCGCTGGTTCGGCGTCTGGCCTCCGACGGTTGGGACAGCGTTCCGACTGAAGAGCGTCACCGGGTTTCGCCGCCGGCGCCCGCTCCCGAAGCCTACCGCGACTATCTGGATACGGTGTTGAAGGATCACCCGGCCGGCGTCCTCGACGACCCGGACCTGGATCGCTTCGTTGCGGCCCAACTGGCATGGGACCGCGCGATGGCCTCTGGCCTCGCCGATGCGGCCGAGTACTATCCACTGGTCGTCGGACTGATGGGTTCCGGGCACCTGCAATTCCACCACGGCGTCCCCCACCAACTGGCGGATCTGGGGATCGGCCTCGAACACCAGCACACGCTGCTGCCCTGGGACAGCAACGAAGACTGTAGCGCACCAGAACCCGGCGTCGCCGACGCGATCTTCGGCGTTGCGGCGGGACCGCTGCACGAACCCCAGCCACCGCAGCTGCTCGGCGTCCGGATCGAATCGGACCCGGCCGGGATTCGCGTGCGCTCGGTACAGCCCGACTCGGTCGCCGACGCATCCGGACTGCAGGCAGACGACATCCTGACAGCCGCCGCGGGCGTTGACCTGGTACTCCCTGGAGATCTGGTCGCGATCGTCCGCCGCCACGCGCCTGGAACCATTCTTCCACTGACCGTGCTGCGCGACGGTGAAGCGCGCGAGGTGCTGGCCCGCTTCCCGGCACGAACGGACTGA